The following proteins are co-located in the Sulfurospirillum deleyianum DSM 6946 genome:
- a CDS encoding efflux RND transporter periplasmic adaptor subunit — translation MNKKEVLHYAIALGLGAFVLVGCSGEKKDAHAGGMHAMPPLHVTTYTVKAENIPVSLEYPAKVKSMQQVNVVARVSGILEKKSFVEGSFVKAGESLYQIDSNRYEALVQEALADVGVKEATLKQATRDWDRIKVLFEQDAISKKERDSALSAYESAQASLKASQATLKKAQIDLGYTAVKAPISGLTSLNTQDIGSYVGSSSENLNLTTITQMDPIYVEFSLPDIELLKKRYTMNEAQWNSIAKAKLPVQISTPDGSVYDKVGTLDFLDSYVDEQTSTIKARATFANPNHSLIPGLFVRVNVGGLIYKDALSIPQKALLQDATGSYVYVAKEGKAAKVPVKAGTVHNDAYIIENGLHVNDVVITNNLTKLRPGSAIVVAEAKE, via the coding sequence ATGAATAAAAAAGAAGTGTTACACTACGCAATAGCTCTTGGTTTAGGGGCTTTTGTTTTAGTAGGGTGCAGTGGTGAAAAAAAAGATGCACACGCAGGTGGGATGCATGCGATGCCTCCTTTACATGTAACGACTTACACGGTTAAAGCAGAGAATATCCCTGTGAGTTTAGAGTATCCTGCTAAAGTAAAAAGCATGCAACAGGTCAATGTAGTTGCCCGTGTGAGTGGTATTTTGGAGAAGAAATCTTTTGTAGAGGGAAGCTTTGTCAAAGCGGGGGAGAGTTTGTATCAGATAGATTCTAACCGTTACGAAGCTCTCGTACAAGAAGCTCTTGCGGATGTCGGTGTGAAAGAGGCGACCTTGAAACAAGCCACCCGAGATTGGGATAGAATCAAAGTCTTATTTGAACAAGATGCCATCAGCAAAAAAGAGCGAGATAGCGCACTTTCTGCGTATGAATCAGCTCAGGCTTCTTTAAAAGCTTCACAAGCGACGTTGAAAAAAGCACAGATTGATTTAGGCTATACCGCGGTCAAAGCGCCAATTTCAGGTTTAACCAGTCTGAATACTCAAGATATTGGAAGCTATGTAGGCTCAAGCAGTGAAAATCTCAATCTAACCACTATTACCCAAATGGATCCTATTTATGTTGAGTTTTCTTTACCTGACATTGAACTTTTGAAAAAACGATATACGATGAATGAAGCTCAGTGGAATAGCATTGCTAAGGCGAAGTTGCCTGTACAGATTAGCACGCCTGATGGCAGTGTTTATGACAAAGTAGGAACCTTAGACTTTTTAGACAGTTATGTCGATGAGCAAACATCAACCATTAAAGCTAGAGCTACCTTTGCCAACCCTAATCACAGTTTGATTCCCGGACTTTTTGTACGTGTGAATGTCGGTGGATTGATTTATAAAGATGCACTGAGTATTCCTCAAAAAGCACTGCTTCAAGATGCCACAGGTTCATACGTTTATGTCGCTAAAGAGGGTAAAGCAGCTAAAGTTCCTGTTAAAGCTGGAACGGTACACAATGATGCTTACATCATTGAAAATGGTTTACATGTAAACGATGTCGTGATTACCAATAACCTCACTAAGCTTCGTCCAGGTTCTGCCATTGTGGTTGCAGAAGCAAAGGAATAA
- a CDS encoding TetR/AcrR family transcriptional regulator yields MAMKDHTCCISSFFKHLSGKAESRCAKIVDVAHRLFLDKGYENVSMNDIVKESGGSLSTLYKHFGNKSQLLIYVLEQKSEELFGEWGRQSANYEGRLEAFLMMIGTSYLDILVEDDAILFNRLAASLGYLEETKSINEKFLHVMMRPVTMVAEYLEHEKECGRIEVEDTMLCAHQFLSSLEEPFMFPRILGVETDVSEALRMKALKQIVTIFCRGIGVSKES; encoded by the coding sequence ATGGCTATGAAAGACCATACCTGTTGCATCAGTAGCTTTTTTAAACACTTGAGTGGCAAGGCTGAGTCGAGGTGTGCAAAAATTGTTGATGTAGCGCATAGGCTTTTTTTAGATAAAGGCTATGAAAATGTCAGTATGAATGATATTGTCAAAGAATCCGGTGGCTCTTTATCGACTCTGTATAAGCATTTTGGTAACAAATCGCAACTGCTCATTTATGTATTAGAGCAAAAATCGGAAGAGCTTTTTGGTGAGTGGGGCAGACAAAGTGCGAATTATGAAGGGCGTTTGGAAGCGTTTTTAATGATGATTGGTACATCCTATTTGGATATCTTAGTGGAAGATGATGCTATTTTATTTAATCGATTAGCGGCTTCGTTAGGCTATCTTGAAGAGACAAAATCCATCAATGAAAAATTTTTACATGTTATGATGCGTCCGGTTACGATGGTCGCTGAATATTTAGAGCATGAAAAAGAGTGTGGAAGAATCGAGGTAGAAGATACAATGCTGTGTGCGCATCAATTTTTAAGCTCACTCGAAGAGCCTTTTATGTTTCCCCGTATTTTAGGTGTGGAAACGGATGTTTCTGAAGCGCTTCGTATGAAGGCGTTAAAACAGATTGTTACCATTTTTTGTCGTGGGATTGGCGTATCAAAAGAGTCGTAA